From Balneola vulgaris DSM 17893:
CGCCATGGCCCTTTCACCCACTTCGCTATGTATATCGAAGGCAAAATCTATAGCCGTTGCATTATGTGGCAAGGTAATTAACTCACCTTTTGGGGTGAACACATACAACTCATCTTGATATAGATTGAGTTGAAAATCTTTCACGAAATCGGTGGCCGCATCTGGGCGTGGATTATCCAATACATCTCGAACCCAATTCACAAAACGGTCTAAGCTTTCCGAGCCTTGCTGCTCGCCTTCTTTGTACTTCCAATGTGCTGCAAGTCCTTTCTCGGCAATATCATCCATCTTCCGAGTTCGAATTTGAACTTCAACTTTTTTCCCTCTATTGGTAATCACCGTTGTATGGAGCGACTGATAACCGTTCGCCTTTGGAACCGATATAAAATCTCTGAAGCGTTCTGGGATTGGGGTATACCAATCTGTGAATATGGAATATACTCTCCAGCAATCTTCCTTAGTGTGCGGATCTTCTAAAATTACGCGAATGGCAAAGAGGTCATATATCTCTTCAAATGGTTTTTGTTGCCGCTGCATCTTCTTATAAATAGAATAAATATGCTTTGGCCTTCCTTTAATTTCGAAGTTGTATCCCAGCTCTTCTAATTCCTTTTGAACCGGTGTCATGAATTCAAGAACGAATTCTTCTCTCGATTCTTTTTTCTCACGAAGTTTCCGAGCAACAAACTTATATGAAGTTGGGTCGATGGCTTTAAAACAGAGATCTTCTAACTCATTTTTGATACGGAATAGACCAAACCGATGAGCAAGTGGAGCATATAGTTGCTTTGTTTCGTTCGCAATCTTTAGCTGCTTTTCTCGCTTCAGGTGATTGATGGTCCGCATATTATGAAGTCGATCAGCGAATTTTATAAGCACCACGCGAATATCTTCCGCCATAGAAAGCAACAGTTTCATAAAAGCTTCAGCTTGCTTGCTATCTCGGCTTTTAAAAACGCCTTCTATCTTCGTTACCCCATTAATAATAATGGCCACTTCTTCACCAAACCAGTACTCAATATCTTCGATAGTAACGGGAGTGTCTTCCACAGTATCATGCAAGAGTGCTGCTATCACCGATACATCATCAATGTTAATTTCTTTGGCTACAATCTTCGCCACTTCAACAGGGTGATAGTAATAAGGCTCACCTGATGCGCGCGTCATACCTTGATGCGACATATAGCAAAGCTTGAATGCTTTCTCTATCTGTTCCCGATTAACGTCTCCAATATATTGCTCACATACCTCTAGCAGCTGCTTCAGATCTTCTTTCTGAGCCTTTTTGAGTTTGTACTCGGCTAATTCGTTTCTATGTATTTCTTGAACTTTACTCATTCACTATGGAGTGTTATCGTTTAACTATACTTACAATTAAGTGTATTTCTAAAAGAATGCCACTTTATTAGAGAGATATAAAAAAAGCGGTCATGTTTAAACACAACCGCTATATGAAATTCATTCAAATTAGAGACTCAACACCACGCCAAACATAATTCGACCTGTTTTATCTTCTAAGTCGGGCATCTCTAAATCGCGCCCTGTAAATCGGTATTCAACAAAGGGTTTTACTAGCGGAATAATGGTCACCTTCGCACCTGCAAATGTATTCCAGTAGATATTCGACTCACGATCATTTTGTGGACGTTGACCTGCTCCTTGAAAATCACTGGTTTTTAAATCCACTGTTTCTGAACCTAGGCCTAAACCAACATAAGGTTCTACCAGTCCAACGCCCATACCAGCGGTAAGTGCAACGCCATAATCATAGTTCTGAATATCACGATCGTAACTAAAGGTATCTCTGTTCACCGTGTTTTCGTCACTGAAATAACTGAAATGCGCACGGAGGCCAAAGTTAATTAACGGCACACTGTTTAAAATTCCAGACTCTACACGCAGTCCCAGTCCGCTTTGTGGATCTTCATCTCGTAATTCATAGGAAGCTCCAATTTCAAATTGAGCAAATACTGGGCTTGTAAAAAGTACGAGGGCAAATAAGGTAAAAAGTCGTTTAAGCATAATATATCGCGTTTCTTTTGATGAAGTTGAAATTTACAAAACCCACATCTTGAAACAAGGCGAAATTTCTTTAATTCATCGTTGAACTAGTGCAATTTAAAGTTGTATATTTGGCGCCTTGTCACCAACACAATGCCGCAGTGGTGGAATTGGTAGACACGTTGGACTTAAAATCCAATTCGAATAGTATTCGAGTGCCGGTTCGAGTCCGGCCTGCGGTACAAAGCCTTGTAGAACTTCTGTTTTACAAGGCTTTTTTGTTTTTAGTACCCTTTGACTTTGTAAGGTTCAAACTTGGAATACTGAGCCAACCGCGACAATCTCTTCTCCGACGATCTTTTAAGTTTGCAACTTAAAAGGGCTAGGCTAGGAAGTCTCAAGACTTCCATCACTTGCGCGGTTATGAATTATGAAAGGCATACGCTAAATCTATAGAATTTAACTCTTAATGCAAGTCACAGACTTGCAGTACATACTGTTTTAAGTCACAGACTTAAAACATCTTTGGTACCAAGCTTAAAGCCATTCAGTAGCACCAAAAAAAGCACCGACAGATTGCCAGGGCTTTGAATTTGGATTTATCGTTCGTAATAGTTAAAAATTAAAAGGTTGTGAATCTAAGAACTAAGCCTGCAATTATATTTATAGTCGTACAGCCAATTAATAATAATTTCAGTTTTTCTTTCGTGGACGTTACACCAATTAAGTAAATAAAGATTGTTCCTAAACATATTAATACTGGCATATAAAGATAATATAGAGCCCCTAATCCAAGAGCATCTAAGTCCCGAGCAAACGAAATACCCAAACTTATTAAGCCTGAAAGCATTATCAAAAATATATTTCTTACATGAATACCAATCATAATTATCACTCCCTGACTGTAACGTTAATACCAAGACTTCTAAAATAATCAACTAAATAATCTAGATATGTATTTACGCTATGTCCTCTCATTCCACCTTCATACGAAGGCCTTAAGTGGTAACTGTAAACATCTATTCCATCTATGTTAGCCAAATTTGAATTCCCGACGATCTTTTAAGTTTACAACTTAAAAGGCATAGATTAGGAAGTCTCCAGACTTCCATCACTTACGTAGTTATGAATTTTGAAAGGCACTCGCTAAATCTATAGAATTTAGCTCTTAATGCAAGTCATAGACTTGCGATACTGCTAGTTTTGAGTCACAGACTTAAAACATATTTGGGGGATAAGAAAGTGCAGAAGGCTTACAAAAAGAAATAATTCTCGAATTTCTAAGCCTAACTAATAAGTTATAGTTAATACCTATCAAGCATAACTCGTCCAATTCATTTATTTGAATTTGAGTTTACCAGCTGAGGGAGATTCAGGGCTTCAATACAGAAAAACTAAATTATTCCCTTCGACAAAAACTTTGCCAATATTTTGCTTGAATTTTTCATCATAAACAATTCGGAAATCATCTTTTATATCCAATACAACTATTCGTGTATATCGTGGTAATACAAAGTATTTAATCCCCCCCCCAGTCAAATGAATCTAGACCAGTTGTAAATACAAAGAAGTCCCCATCTTCAAAATTAGGAAAAATCGGATAAGGACTATTGAGTAAAGTCTTCTTGTTCTTAACTAACCTATTTTCCCAAGAGTCAAAATTAGTATCTACTAATTCAAGACCGAGAGAATCTAAGCTATTATGCACTCTCTCAAGTCCTTGAATTTGTAACCCTATACTCTCTCCATATTCGGGCTTTACTTCCGTTGTTTCAAACTCAACGTAATTTGGTTTTAACATGTAAATAAGAAAAACAGGCATTATAGCTATAACTATAACGCCTATTAAGATTCTTGGCCTATTCTTTTTCATCTTTATCATCATTTAATAATCCAATGATCTTTTAAGTTTGCAACTTAAAAGGCATAGATTAGGAAGTCTCCAGACTTCCATCACTTACGTAGTTATATTTTTTGAAAGGCACTCGGTAAATCTATAGAACTTAACTCTTAATGCAAGTCATAGACTTAAAACATCAATTAGGGGCAGTTATGAGTTGGGAATGCCGAATGGCAAAATCAATTACAATACATCCGCTAATACTTAATCTCTATTAGCTCAGTTGAGTGCAAGCTTTGGCTTTTGAATGAAGCGTTGAGTTTTTATATCCTGAATCTTGTAATGAATGTTGTAATCAACTCCTTTACTATTCGCCACTACCATATCAGCTTGTAGCTGTTTGATCAATACGCTCACCAGGCGAAGACCAAGTGTTTTAGGTTTTTTAAAATCATAATTCACGGGCAAGCCTACTCCATGATCTACCACCTGTAAGAGGATGTGCCCATCTTGTTGCTTTAGAGAAATACCAATAGCTCCTTTTCCGTCCTTTAGTCCATGCTTAAAAGCATTGGTGAGCAACTCATTTAACAATAGCCCTGTTGGAATTGCTTGGCGGATACCTAGTACTACCTCTTCCACTTCAATATTTAACTCTAACTCACTTGGATTGATCTGATATTTCTTAATCAAACTATCCGTAAGCGTTTTTATATAGTCATTAATTTTAATGCTCGAAAAATTCTCGTTATGGTATAGCTGCTCATGAATCAGAGCCATAGATCGAATTCGAGATAACGTATTTTGGTAATGGAGGTCTAATTCTGGATGCTCGAGTGCATTATGTTGAAGCTGAATTAATGTACTTACAAGAGCTAGGTTGTTTTTAACGCGATCATGGATTTCACTTAACAGATGCGTTTTTTCTACAAGCTGATCCTTAATTACCTTATCAGAAAGCTTTCGTTCTGTAATGTCGTGTACAATTCCGTACACACCCTGCATCACTCCATCAATTATAATAGGCACGGTAGTTACTTCTACAAAGACCTCATTGTGGTTATGGTGCAACACCACCGTTTCATAAGTTTGTGGCTCTCCCTTTACAGTAAGTTCGAAATAGGTCAATACTTTATCTAATTCCGACTTCTTAATGAACTGTGCCACATTTGCTCGTTTTATGACCTCTAATGAATAACCAAGTGTTTTCTCTAGGGCAGCATTGGCATCCATAATTTTACCTTCCATAGATACAGAGAAAACCGCATTTGGGTTGTGATCGAACAGGGATCTAAACTGTTGCTCACTAAATTCAATCTCTCGTTTCCATTTCCCTAAACTACTCATGAATCGGAATAATAGTGCTCCGCCAGTAACAATAAGAATAACTGCAAGCGTTACAGTAACCACATAAATGATAAAATTCAGAAACTGAGTACCTGAGGCTAGCGACCTAGATAACCGAAATTGCATTCCTGTAAGTTCTGCATCTAATGAAACCGCCTGCTTGATCATATCTTCAATTTCAGCTTCAGATGGGCTCCCATGCAAAAACATACTATCTGCAGTTGCTGAAATGAGCTCAAGGTCTTTGATCAACCGATCTGAAGTATCCCAGATTGCTATCGACTCTTTGAAATCCGGGAAATCATGAAAATTCTCGAAAGTGGTAATCATACGATCCACATCAAAAGGAATGGTGTATGTTTCTAAAAACATAGTACGAACCGTGTCTCTATCAGTGTCGTCTTTTAAAAGCTCATGCCGAATATGTTCTGCTTTTTTTATGACCTGTAATGAACTATCGAACTTAGTTTTATACTGCTCATCTTTAGTTTTGAGGTAGTTCACTAGTTGAAAAGCAGCTTCTTTACGAGCACTGGTCCATACTGTTTGAAAGGAAGCAAAGCCTCTCAGCGCCGATAATGAGTTAGTAGTAACTACGATGGAGGCAAGCATAAAAATCCCAAGAACCACAAAAACGACGAGAATACTCATCATCCTTTTGTCCACATTTAGCCGCTTAAATGAATTCCCCGGCTTCTTTATTTCCCTATTTCGAACCATAATGTCGTAACCCTAACCCAATAGATCATTGCCTAAGTCGAGAGAATAACACTTTATTGGCGATTATCAATGGACTTAAAACATTATAATTCCTTTAAGTTACTGCATTGTAGCTACTTAACAGCGTTATCATTACAACCATCCCAATCTTAATGCATTGATTTTAACCAATCTACCTTACTAAAATCGCAATCATTAGAGAGATGTTTATCAAAATGTAAAAAAGTCACAAAAGGCCATTCCATAGTCTTATTGCTAAAAATTAAATCCTCGCTTCCCAATCTATTTCTTCTCGAACAACTCTAACAAAAGGATACATTTTCATTATTAGAATGCATTTTGTTAATTAAGTTTGATTAAATTCGATTTTTAATGTTTCCAATTTTCTTTATCATCGTTTCACCTTATCATGTGGTCTTGGTGGTTAGAAAAATAATTCTATTATGGACAGAAAGCAGAAAACCGTAATGATTGTTGAGGATGACTTAATCCTTAACCTACTTTACGAGAGTTACTTAGAGAAATTGGGGTATGGAGCAGAAGGCGAACTAGTGTATGGTAAAACAGCAATAGAAGTCGCCAAACGAATCAATCCTGATCTTATATTAATGGATATCTCACTGGAAGGCGATATGGATGGTATTTCTGCTATGTTAGAAATCCGCAAATTCTCAGATGTACCGGTAATCTACATTACGGGTAACTCAGATCCGTACCATGTTGAGCGCGCCAAAGAAACCAATTACCTTGATTATTTAGTAAAGCCGATTGAATTCGATGTACTAAGGAAGTCCATCGAAAAAAACTTCGAGAAACTATCCAAATAAGCTCTCCCTTCCTTTCAATAAGTGTCACCATTTGTTCACTTATTTTTACTTAAATCGAATTGATGAGATTAAGGATTCTTATATTTTACTATGATGAGAATTCTTAAAACGAAAAACACTTTAGCACGAAATC
This genomic window contains:
- a CDS encoding RelA/SpoT family protein, which gives rise to MSKVQEIHRNELAEYKLKKAQKEDLKQLLEVCEQYIGDVNREQIEKAFKLCYMSHQGMTRASGEPYYYHPVEVAKIVAKEINIDDVSVIAALLHDTVEDTPVTIEDIEYWFGEEVAIIINGVTKIEGVFKSRDSKQAEAFMKLLLSMAEDIRVVLIKFADRLHNMRTINHLKREKQLKIANETKQLYAPLAHRFGLFRIKNELEDLCFKAIDPTSYKFVARKLREKKESREEFVLEFMTPVQKELEELGYNFEIKGRPKHIYSIYKKMQRQQKPFEEIYDLFAIRVILEDPHTKEDCWRVYSIFTDWYTPIPERFRDFISVPKANGYQSLHTTVITNRGKKVEVQIRTRKMDDIAEKGLAAHWKYKEGEQQGSESLDRFVNWVRDVLDNPRPDAATDFVKDFQLNLYQDELYVFTPKGELITLPHNATAIDFAFDIHSEVGERAMAAKVNGKLVPLRQKLNNGDQVEIITGNKINLNVDWIDDVVTHKAKSRIRQYIKQKQRAVAEEGRELWIKRAERGKVEISDQELTKFAKMFDYETTQGLFFDIGTGGFDVNKLFREVKKYKSTGRIEEEAADASESGGKSEEEIQEDYINAARAVGDGKSLIINGELSNVKYSYAHCCNPIPGDDVIGFISRTGDIKIHRAMCNNALHLLDTEGERIVDVSWAKNIENHFLGAIKVIGEDRVGMINDITDVLSKSLSTNMKSLNVSSDSGMFEGIISLYVQGLPHLKKIMKRLERVEGVKSVLRYE
- a CDS encoding outer membrane beta-barrel protein — encoded protein: MLKRLFTLFALVLFTSPVFAQFEIGASYELRDEDPQSGLGLRVESGILNSVPLINFGLRAHFSYFSDENTVNRDTFSYDRDIQNYDYGVALTAGMGVGLVEPYVGLGLGSETVDLKTSDFQGAGQRPQNDRESNIYWNTFAGAKVTIIPLVKPFVEYRFTGRDLEMPDLEDKTGRIMFGVVLSL
- a CDS encoding sensor histidine kinase yields the protein MMSILVVFVVLGIFMLASIVVTTNSLSALRGFASFQTVWTSARKEAAFQLVNYLKTKDEQYKTKFDSSLQVIKKAEHIRHELLKDDTDRDTVRTMFLETYTIPFDVDRMITTFENFHDFPDFKESIAIWDTSDRLIKDLELISATADSMFLHGSPSEAEIEDMIKQAVSLDAELTGMQFRLSRSLASGTQFLNFIIYVVTVTLAVILIVTGGALLFRFMSSLGKWKREIEFSEQQFRSLFDHNPNAVFSVSMEGKIMDANAALEKTLGYSLEVIKRANVAQFIKKSELDKVLTYFELTVKGEPQTYETVVLHHNHNEVFVEVTTVPIIIDGVMQGVYGIVHDITERKLSDKVIKDQLVEKTHLLSEIHDRVKNNLALVSTLIQLQHNALEHPELDLHYQNTLSRIRSMALIHEQLYHNENFSSIKINDYIKTLTDSLIKKYQINPSELELNIEVEEVVLGIRQAIPTGLLLNELLTNAFKHGLKDGKGAIGISLKQQDGHILLQVVDHGVGLPVNYDFKKPKTLGLRLVSVLIKQLQADMVVANSKGVDYNIHYKIQDIKTQRFIQKPKLALN
- a CDS encoding response regulator: MDRKQKTVMIVEDDLILNLLYESYLEKLGYGAEGELVYGKTAIEVAKRINPDLILMDISLEGDMDGISAMLEIRKFSDVPVIYITGNSDPYHVERAKETNYLDYLVKPIEFDVLRKSIEKNFEKLSK